The following proteins are co-located in the Paenibacillus sp. FSL H8-0079 genome:
- a CDS encoding helix-turn-helix domain-containing protein produces the protein MITQAIDIIGKKWVLLIMYQLLSGPKRFTELEAEMAISGRLLSERLKEMEAEGIVTRHMFPEIPPRVEYELTPKGRAIEPVIDQIYSWSSDWLKQQKSE, from the coding sequence ATGATCACTCAGGCCATAGACATTATAGGCAAGAAGTGGGTACTGTTAATCATGTACCAACTGTTGTCTGGACCCAAGCGGTTTACGGAGCTTGAAGCAGAGATGGCGATCAGTGGACGACTTTTATCGGAGCGATTGAAGGAAATGGAGGCGGAAGGTATCGTAACCCGGCACATGTTTCCCGAGATTCCTCCTCGTGTAGAGTATGAATTAACACCTAAAGGCAGAGCCATTGAACCTGTCATTGATCAGATCTACAGCTGGTCTTCCGACTGGTTGAAACAGCAGAAATCCGAGTAA
- a CDS encoding Gfo/Idh/MocA family oxidoreductase: MTLQIGIIGTGWFSKVHADILARMEGVRVASVCGTTLEKAEAMASVYDAVGYGELEHMLDGEKLDAVYICVPPMSHGSIESELNRRGIPFLVEKPLSTGMDVPRQVLDQVQKSGLLTSVGYHFRYQEAAQVLQQAMKEQTVGMALGRWMGGMPGVAWWRRQDGSGGQFVEQTTHIVDLLRYCAGEVTEVYAVAAQRSMHEKHEHVTVADVANVTLKLESGAIASIANTCLLPDGEGGAGLQFYTDAGVWDWTPERLLLPSAASHAMAGLEIPAGHNPYERENEAFIHALRTGDRSRILSDYADACRTQEITTAALASADSGLPVQLQPSKHLSH; the protein is encoded by the coding sequence ATGACATTACAGATCGGAATCATTGGAACAGGCTGGTTCAGTAAGGTACATGCGGATATTCTCGCACGAATGGAAGGTGTTCGTGTTGCGAGTGTCTGTGGAACAACGTTGGAAAAGGCAGAGGCTATGGCCTCCGTCTATGATGCTGTTGGTTACGGTGAACTTGAACATATGCTGGATGGTGAAAAACTGGATGCGGTGTATATCTGTGTGCCTCCGATGTCTCACGGATCGATTGAATCCGAATTGAATCGTCGCGGAATTCCATTCCTGGTGGAGAAACCGCTGAGTACTGGAATGGACGTACCGCGTCAGGTGTTGGATCAGGTACAGAAGAGCGGATTGTTAACCTCTGTCGGATATCATTTCCGTTATCAGGAGGCTGCTCAGGTACTACAACAAGCAATGAAAGAACAGACGGTCGGCATGGCTCTTGGCCGCTGGATGGGTGGAATGCCAGGGGTTGCCTGGTGGCGGCGTCAGGATGGTTCAGGAGGACAATTCGTGGAGCAGACTACACATATTGTAGACTTGCTTCGGTATTGTGCAGGAGAAGTTACGGAGGTATATGCCGTAGCAGCTCAGCGCAGTATGCATGAGAAGCATGAGCATGTCACCGTTGCCGATGTGGCGAATGTGACGCTTAAGCTGGAAAGTGGAGCGATTGCCAGTATCGCCAATACATGCCTGTTGCCAGACGGAGAGGGCGGCGCAGGGCTACAGTTCTACACGGATGCAGGCGTGTGGGATTGGACGCCGGAACGTTTGCTTCTGCCAAGTGCCGCATCACATGCGATGGCAGGTCTGGAAATTCCGGCAGGACATAATCCATACGAGCGTGAGAATGAAGCGTTCATTCACGCCCTGCGTACGGGAGACCGTTCACGGATTCTGTCCGATTATGCGGATGCCTGTCGTACACAGGAGATTACGACGGCGGCACTGGCATCGGCAGATTCCGGCCTGCCGGTACAGCTTCAGCCTTCAAAGCATCTTTCTCATTAA
- a CDS encoding FAD-dependent oxidoreductase: MAETFSSAHRTEYLQSMANAHFDVLIIGGGITGAGIALDAASRGLKTALVEMQDFAAGTSSRSTKLVHGGLRYLKQYEVKMVAEVGRERAVVYENGPHVTTPEPMLLPIYTAGTFGRFSTSIGLMVYDRLAGVKRSERRQMLNAGAVSDSEPLLRKQGLLGGGLYVEYRTDDARLTIEVMKEAVKRGAQAVNYVKATGFLKENGKITGIEAMDQIGGQTYTLKASKVINASGPWVDGLRGLDGSRQGKTLQMTKGIHLVFDGERFPLRQAVYFDTLDGRMVFAVPRDGKTYVGTTDTVYQDDPAHPRISDSDRDYVINAVNGMFPDVQISIEDVESGWAGVRPLIHEEGKNPSEISRKDEVWVSDSNLITIAGGKLTGYRKMAEMVVDLVARHMEQEHGHSIGPCVTKKMPISGGDVGGSAGFVSYAERKIKDGVALGLARSAAERLARTYGSNVKALYERMPDPRTKAELHGMPQELLLMLCYAIEEEMAVTPSDFLVRRTGDLFFRIDEVRRYKAAVNSYMAGRLNWSEEQAVMHEQELDQLLLEASGKI, from the coding sequence ATGGCAGAAACGTTCTCGTCAGCACACCGGACCGAATATTTGCAAAGCATGGCGAATGCACATTTTGACGTATTGATTATTGGCGGTGGGATTACAGGCGCAGGGATTGCATTGGATGCGGCTTCCCGTGGATTGAAGACAGCGCTTGTAGAAATGCAGGATTTTGCAGCAGGTACATCCAGTCGTTCGACCAAGCTTGTCCATGGCGGATTGCGTTATTTGAAGCAATATGAAGTGAAGATGGTTGCTGAGGTAGGACGGGAGCGGGCTGTAGTCTACGAGAATGGGCCACATGTGACCACACCAGAACCGATGTTGCTACCGATCTATACGGCAGGTACGTTCGGCCGCTTCAGCACATCCATTGGACTGATGGTATATGATCGGCTCGCCGGGGTGAAGCGCAGTGAACGGCGCCAAATGTTGAATGCCGGAGCGGTGTCAGATAGTGAACCTTTACTACGCAAGCAGGGACTGTTGGGTGGTGGGCTCTATGTGGAGTACCGGACAGACGATGCCAGGCTTACCATTGAAGTCATGAAAGAAGCTGTCAAACGTGGGGCACAGGCAGTGAACTATGTGAAGGCGACAGGTTTCCTGAAGGAGAATGGTAAAATTACAGGTATTGAAGCCATGGATCAGATCGGTGGCCAGACCTATACCCTGAAAGCAAGTAAGGTGATCAACGCTTCCGGCCCCTGGGTGGATGGGCTGCGGGGATTGGATGGTTCGCGCCAGGGGAAAACGCTACAGATGACCAAAGGCATTCACTTGGTCTTTGACGGTGAACGATTCCCGTTAAGACAGGCGGTCTATTTTGATACACTCGATGGTCGAATGGTGTTTGCTGTCCCACGTGATGGCAAAACCTATGTAGGAACGACAGACACCGTATATCAGGACGATCCTGCACATCCCCGAATCTCCGACTCCGACCGTGATTATGTCATTAATGCAGTCAATGGCATGTTTCCGGATGTTCAGATTAGTATCGAGGATGTGGAATCTGGATGGGCGGGTGTACGTCCACTTATTCATGAGGAAGGCAAGAATCCTTCCGAAATTTCACGTAAAGATGAAGTCTGGGTCTCTGATTCCAATCTGATTACGATTGCCGGGGGCAAATTAACCGGATACCGCAAAATGGCGGAGATGGTTGTTGATCTGGTCGCGCGTCATATGGAGCAGGAACACGGACATTCCATAGGCCCTTGTGTAACGAAGAAGATGCCCATCTCCGGCGGTGACGTAGGGGGATCGGCTGGATTCGTATCGTATGCGGAGCGCAAGATTAAGGATGGTGTCGCTCTGGGACTTGCTCGATCTGCTGCAGAGAGGCTTGCTCGCACGTATGGTTCCAATGTGAAGGCACTGTATGAGCGAATGCCTGATCCGCGGACGAAGGCCGAGCTTCATGGCATGCCACAAGAGCTGCTGTTGATGCTATGTTACGCGATCGAAGAAGAGATGGCAGTAACCCCGTCAGATTTTTTGGTCCGAAGAACAGGAGATTTATTTTTCCGTATTGATGAAGTCCGTCGTTATAAGGCAGCGGTTAACTCCTATATGGCCGGGCGTTTGAACTGGTCTGAAGAGCAAGCGGTCATGCATGAACAGGAACTGGATCAGCTATTGTTGGAAGCATCCGGCAAAATCTGA
- the glpK gene encoding glycerol kinase GlpK — translation MEKYILALDQGTTSSRAILFNRGGEIVHIAQQEFPQYFPKPGWVEQNANEIWSSILAVMASCLAESGIKPVQIAGIGITNQRETVVVWDKETGRPIYNAVVWQSRQTADICEELKTQGLGDLFRRKTGLLIDPYFSGTKVKWILDHVPGARERAEKGELLFGTIDSWLIWKLSGGTHVTDISNASRTLIYNIYDLQWDDELLAILDIPKAMLPEVRGSSEVYAHTTDYHFFGHRIPIAGAAGDQQAAMFGQGCYTKGSMKNTYGTGCFMLMNTGENPVQSDHGLITTIAWGMNGKVEYALEGSIFVAGSAVQWLRDGLRMLRSSKDSEEYASRVPSTDGVYMVPAFVGLGSPYWDSEVKGAVFGMTRGTTKEHFIRATLEALAYQTKDVLEAMESDSGIPVHALRVDGGAAANDFLMQFQSDILGIPVERPTVNETTALGAAYLAGLAVGYWTNADELTDHENTERVFRPAMAEQQRTELYAGWKRAVNAAMAFK, via the coding sequence ATGGAAAAATATATATTGGCTCTGGATCAGGGAACGACAAGCTCCCGAGCTATTCTGTTTAATCGCGGCGGGGAGATTGTGCACATTGCACAGCAGGAATTCCCTCAATATTTCCCCAAACCGGGCTGGGTAGAGCAGAATGCCAACGAAATCTGGAGTTCCATTCTAGCCGTGATGGCATCGTGTCTCGCAGAGAGTGGGATCAAGCCTGTCCAGATTGCCGGAATTGGAATTACTAATCAGCGGGAGACCGTTGTGGTGTGGGACAAAGAAACCGGCAGACCCATTTATAATGCGGTCGTATGGCAGTCCAGACAGACCGCAGACATCTGTGAAGAATTGAAGACGCAGGGACTCGGGGACCTCTTCCGCCGCAAGACAGGATTATTGATCGATCCCTACTTCTCGGGAACGAAGGTCAAGTGGATTCTGGATCATGTCCCTGGTGCCCGGGAGCGGGCAGAGAAGGGTGAATTGCTATTTGGCACGATTGATAGCTGGCTGATCTGGAAACTGAGCGGAGGTACACATGTCACGGATATATCCAATGCCTCACGTACCCTGATCTATAACATCTATGATCTGCAATGGGATGACGAATTGTTGGCTATCCTCGACATTCCTAAGGCCATGCTGCCAGAGGTGCGAGGTTCATCCGAGGTGTATGCACATACGACAGATTATCATTTCTTCGGTCATCGGATTCCGATTGCGGGAGCGGCAGGAGATCAGCAGGCAGCGATGTTTGGTCAGGGCTGTTACACCAAGGGCAGTATGAAAAATACATATGGGACCGGTTGTTTCATGCTTATGAATACGGGAGAGAACCCGGTACAATCCGATCACGGACTGATTACGACGATTGCTTGGGGGATGAATGGCAAGGTTGAGTATGCGCTCGAAGGCAGCATTTTTGTTGCAGGGTCTGCGGTTCAGTGGTTACGTGACGGATTAAGGATGCTTCGTTCATCAAAAGATAGTGAGGAATACGCCTCACGCGTGCCTTCGACAGACGGCGTTTATATGGTACCTGCATTTGTCGGACTGGGAAGCCCTTATTGGGATAGTGAGGTTAAGGGTGCGGTGTTTGGCATGACCCGAGGTACGACGAAGGAACACTTTATCCGTGCTACGCTGGAGGCGTTGGCATATCAGACCAAAGATGTATTGGAGGCAATGGAATCCGACTCAGGTATTCCCGTGCATGCTCTGCGTGTTGATGGCGGCGCGGCGGCCAATGATTTCCTTATGCAATTCCAGAGTGATATTCTGGGCATTCCTGTCGAACGACCGACCGTGAATGAAACGACTGCATTGGGTGCGGCTTATCTGGCAGGGCTGGCGGTTGGATATTGGACGAACGCGGATGAATTGACCGATCATGAAAATACCGAACGTGTCTTCCGGCCTGCTATGGCTGAGCAACAACGAACAGAACTGTATGCAGGCTGGAAGCGTGCGGTGAACGCAGCAATGGCTTTTAAATAA
- a CDS encoding glycerol-3-phosphate responsive antiterminator — translation MPFEGQRMLPAAKSMKQFEAMIEGPYTYGVMLETHIAQLQSVMDEARRYDKKILLHADLVQGLKNDEYAAEYLCQHIRPAGLISTRASVIQKAKQKGITAIQRIFLLDTHALEKSYLLLAKTQPDYIEVLPGVIPHIIAEVSVRTGIPIIAGGLIRSPEEVELALGVGATAVTTSNADLIRHFEQSLTP, via the coding sequence GTGCCATTTGAGGGACAACGTATGTTGCCAGCTGCGAAGAGCATGAAGCAGTTTGAAGCGATGATTGAAGGCCCTTATACCTATGGGGTGATGCTGGAAACGCATATTGCACAGCTTCAGAGTGTAATGGACGAGGCGCGGCGGTATGACAAAAAGATACTTTTGCATGCAGATCTGGTCCAGGGATTGAAAAACGATGAATATGCGGCAGAGTATCTGTGTCAGCACATTCGCCCGGCAGGATTGATCTCTACGCGAGCAAGTGTTATTCAGAAGGCGAAGCAGAAGGGTATTACAGCGATTCAACGTATCTTTCTGCTGGACACCCATGCCTTGGAGAAGAGTTATCTGCTGTTGGCCAAAACCCAACCTGATTATATTGAAGTACTACCTGGCGTCATTCCGCATATTATTGCGGAAGTATCTGTACGTACAGGTATCCCCATTATTGCTGGGGGACTGATTCGTTCACCGGAAGAGGTTGAACTTGCACTTGGTGTTGGAGCAACGGCAGTGACCACATCCAACGCAGATCTGATCCGACACTTTGAGCAATCGCTTACACCGTAA
- a CDS encoding GTP cyclohydrolase II produces the protein MINSHIIQLLAPKIQTFPSGKEFIYLVGPIKLPVNLDGETKTFQWYSWMKSDKAMESGELIESLAAAELAERQQSSVLVYGDFAEAQDALIRMHSICHTGDIFGSKRCDCGFQLEQSMKMIAAHGAGALFYLANHEGRGIGLFSKAMAYILQEEGLDTVDANLQLGFTDDARNYDDAIAVLRALRSAPVTLITNNPRKLAALQEAGLNVGGRVPLWGDRSAFNEKYLQTKVNRSGHLTESDGWAGAETLLPHAQA, from the coding sequence ATGATCAATTCACATATTATTCAACTGCTTGCCCCCAAAATTCAGACTTTTCCGAGTGGAAAAGAGTTCATATACCTCGTGGGACCGATTAAGCTCCCGGTAAACCTTGATGGGGAGACCAAGACATTCCAGTGGTATAGCTGGATGAAGTCAGACAAAGCAATGGAGAGCGGCGAGTTAATTGAATCTCTTGCTGCTGCTGAGTTGGCAGAGCGCCAGCAATCCAGTGTCCTGGTGTATGGTGACTTTGCTGAAGCACAGGATGCCCTTATTCGCATGCACAGTATCTGTCATACAGGCGACATCTTTGGCAGCAAACGCTGTGATTGCGGCTTCCAATTGGAGCAATCCATGAAAATGATCGCCGCTCACGGAGCGGGCGCACTGTTCTACCTTGCCAACCATGAAGGACGTGGCATTGGTCTGTTCAGCAAAGCCATGGCGTACATTTTGCAAGAAGAAGGTCTGGATACAGTAGATGCAAACTTGCAACTCGGATTCACGGACGATGCCCGCAATTATGACGATGCGATTGCAGTGTTACGTGCACTTCGCTCCGCACCGGTTACATTGATCACGAACAACCCACGGAAGCTGGCTGCTTTGCAGGAAGCGGGTTTGAATGTGGGCGGACGTGTCCCACTGTGGGGAGATCGCTCTGCTTTCAACGAGAAATATCTGCAAACGAAAGTGAACCGTTCTGGTCACTTGACGGAAAGTGATGGCTGGGCTGGGGCAGAGACGCTGCTTCCGCATGCGCAGGCTTAA
- a CDS encoding extracellular solute-binding protein, which produces MVCVLLISGCSIWPGQDDSANNKKVTLTLWYWNRSIDDKLIARAKEKFPNIELTAQKIGGDFKAKLKTTLAARSGEPDIVALNDWIMELFPSEDRFYNLYDLGAGDIEDQYLPWKWKQGVTPSGQMIGFPMDTGPTALFYREDLFKEAGLPSDPEDVTRQINSWDAYAAAGEQIKEKFGGKVFLTDNIGSVYNQVLSQGAERYFRPDGSFIGMDSALVRTSWDTSIAFKEKGLLANADGWTPGWNAAMNNGEIASFVGAVWMKQVLQEAAPDTSGKWRVARAPGGDGNNGGSFLSILKSSEHPQEAFELVRWLQSPENQLEQYQTLNLFPSAPGVFDDPAMKKEEPFFGGQATGPVFAESAQQVPDAFFGERYPSVHNIITRRLNDVAKQNADPQQVWTDTVHRVERELQR; this is translated from the coding sequence ATGGTCTGCGTCCTGCTCATAAGCGGATGCTCCATCTGGCCCGGACAGGACGATTCAGCGAACAACAAAAAGGTAACGCTTACATTGTGGTACTGGAACCGTTCCATCGATGATAAGTTGATTGCCAGGGCTAAGGAAAAGTTCCCCAACATTGAACTGACAGCTCAGAAAATCGGCGGTGATTTCAAGGCAAAGCTCAAAACTACACTCGCTGCACGCTCAGGTGAACCAGACATTGTGGCATTGAACGACTGGATCATGGAGCTATTCCCCAGTGAGGACCGTTTCTATAATCTGTATGATCTCGGTGCTGGAGATATTGAAGACCAGTATCTGCCGTGGAAATGGAAGCAAGGCGTTACGCCAAGCGGACAGATGATCGGGTTCCCGATGGATACGGGACCGACAGCTCTCTTCTATCGTGAAGATCTCTTCAAGGAAGCCGGTTTGCCATCTGATCCCGAGGACGTTACACGTCAGATTAACAGCTGGGATGCATATGCCGCTGCCGGAGAACAGATCAAGGAGAAATTCGGAGGCAAGGTATTTCTGACCGATAACATTGGAAGCGTTTACAATCAAGTGCTATCCCAAGGAGCTGAACGTTATTTCCGTCCAGATGGTTCATTCATCGGCATGGATTCTGCTCTGGTGCGAACAAGCTGGGATACATCCATAGCTTTCAAAGAGAAGGGACTACTTGCCAATGCAGACGGCTGGACTCCAGGCTGGAACGCAGCTATGAATAATGGCGAGATTGCCTCTTTCGTGGGCGCTGTTTGGATGAAACAAGTGCTTCAGGAAGCCGCTCCGGATACATCAGGGAAATGGCGAGTTGCTCGTGCACCAGGGGGAGATGGCAATAACGGAGGATCATTCCTGTCCATCCTGAAGTCGAGTGAGCATCCTCAGGAAGCCTTTGAACTGGTTCGCTGGCTACAAAGTCCCGAGAATCAGTTGGAGCAATATCAGACACTGAACCTGTTCCCTTCTGCACCAGGTGTATTTGATGACCCTGCCATGAAAAAAGAAGAACCTTTCTTCGGCGGACAGGCGACAGGGCCTGTATTTGCCGAATCGGCACAGCAAGTGCCGGATGCTTTTTTTGGCGAAAGATACCCATCCGTACACAACATTATCACCCGGCGGCTGAATGATGTGGCGAAACAAAATGCCGATCCACAGCAGGTCTGGACAGATACGGTACACCGCGTCGAGCGGGAATTGCAGCGTTAA
- a CDS encoding sugar ABC transporter permease — MWARMWENRALYVAISPFYILFAVFGLFPIGFSLYLAFHKWDGIGVMTYNGLNNFKYLLTDAEFWQAVGNTFMIWIYSTIPMLFFALIIAFLLHAPFVKFRTLFRVGYFLPNVTSIVAVAIIFGALFANNYGFLNYLLQSVGLPVVEWLNAPWGIKVAISSMVVWRWTGYNAVIYLAGLQSIPQTLYEAAKIDGASAIQSFFRITIPMLRPVILFTVITSTIGGMQLFTEPQVLVGNDGGAGAAGMTIVLYLYRESFINNYFGYGAAVGWGMFLIIALFSIVNWKLVQGKSS; from the coding sequence CTGTGGGCCAGAATGTGGGAGAACCGTGCACTCTATGTTGCGATATCACCGTTTTATATTCTGTTTGCGGTATTTGGCCTGTTCCCGATCGGGTTCTCACTTTATCTGGCTTTTCATAAGTGGGATGGTATTGGTGTCATGACGTACAACGGGCTTAACAATTTCAAATACCTGCTGACCGATGCCGAGTTCTGGCAAGCTGTGGGTAACACATTCATGATCTGGATCTATTCGACGATTCCGATGCTCTTCTTCGCCCTGATTATTGCCTTTCTGCTGCATGCACCATTTGTGAAGTTCCGCACCCTATTCCGGGTCGGTTATTTCCTGCCGAACGTCACATCCATTGTGGCGGTAGCCATTATCTTCGGTGCTTTATTTGCCAACAATTATGGCTTTCTCAATTATCTGTTGCAGTCGGTCGGGCTACCGGTTGTGGAATGGCTTAATGCACCATGGGGCATTAAAGTCGCAATCTCCTCCATGGTAGTCTGGCGCTGGACCGGATATAACGCCGTCATCTACTTGGCCGGGCTTCAGAGTATCCCGCAGACGTTATACGAAGCGGCCAAGATTGACGGCGCATCAGCGATACAGTCCTTTTTCCGAATTACAATTCCGATGCTGCGTCCTGTGATCCTGTTTACGGTCATTACATCAACGATCGGCGGTATGCAGCTGTTCACCGAGCCTCAAGTATTGGTAGGTAATGATGGTGGCGCTGGTGCAGCAGGCATGACGATTGTATTGTACCTCTACCGTGAATCCTTCATTAACAATTACTTCGGATATGGCGCTGCCGTTGGTTGGGGCATGTTCCTCATTATCGCCCTGTTCTCGATTGTGAACTGGAAGCTTGTTCAAGGCAAATCATCCTGA
- a CDS encoding carbohydrate ABC transporter permease: protein MATKHLKSLVLYTGLIGGMLISMFPFYWLIVMSTRTTSDIYKFPPQLWFGGELWNNITRVLQQIDFWGAFLNTLFVSGLVTILVLFFDSLAGFAFAKFEFPGKKWLFILLLATMMVPSQLSLVPSFVLMATFGWVGSFKALIIPGMVNAFGIFWIRQYATESIPNDLLDAGRIDGCNFFRLYWNVALPILRPAFAFLGAFTFIGVWNDYLWPLIVLTDERKYTLQIALSQLNGLYNTDYAMVIAGTLLAVIPLIVMFLFISRQFISDIAAGAVKD, encoded by the coding sequence ATGGCGACCAAACACCTCAAATCGCTGGTGTTGTATACCGGTCTTATCGGGGGCATGCTCATATCCATGTTCCCGTTCTATTGGCTGATTGTAATGTCCACCCGGACAACGTCCGATATCTACAAGTTCCCACCCCAGCTCTGGTTCGGCGGTGAACTGTGGAATAATATCACGCGGGTGTTGCAGCAGATTGATTTCTGGGGCGCCTTTCTGAATACGTTGTTTGTGTCGGGCTTAGTCACGATCCTGGTGCTGTTTTTTGACTCACTGGCGGGGTTTGCGTTTGCGAAGTTTGAATTTCCCGGCAAAAAGTGGCTCTTCATCCTGCTGCTCGCCACCATGATGGTACCTTCCCAGCTGTCGCTAGTGCCTTCCTTCGTACTCATGGCTACGTTCGGTTGGGTCGGTTCCTTCAAAGCTCTCATTATTCCGGGCATGGTGAACGCCTTCGGCATCTTCTGGATTCGCCAGTATGCAACAGAGTCCATTCCCAACGATCTGCTGGATGCGGGCCGCATCGACGGCTGTAATTTCTTCCGACTCTATTGGAACGTGGCGCTGCCAATTCTGCGACCTGCCTTTGCTTTCCTCGGCGCGTTCACCTTTATCGGCGTATGGAATGATTATCTGTGGCCTTTGATCGTCCTGACGGATGAACGCAAATACACGTTGCAGATTGCGTTATCTCAATTGAACGGATTGTATAACACAGACTATGCAATGGTCATCGCAGGTACGTTGCTTGCCGTCATTCCGCTCATCGTGATGTTCCTGTTCATCAGCCGTCAGTTCATCTCGGATATTGCCGCAGGGGCGGTGAAGGATTAA
- the gntK gene encoding gluconokinase: MASSPYMIGVDIGTTSTKAVLFEQNGTIVAQGSADYPLHTPTPAIAEQDAEDIFKAVIESVKQATSKAGVKPDDILFVSFSSAMHSILPVDQHGKPLMRAMTWADNRSAEWTEALKSEMNGHEIYLRTGTPIHPMSPLTKIMWLTRDQPELFQQTHKFISMKEYVFYKLFSEYVIDHSMASATGLMNLEKLDWDAEALHVAGITPEHLSRLVPTTHVLKQGLHPEYAKEMGIAVTTPFVIGASDGVLSNLGVNAIDPGVVAVTIGTSGAIRTVVDKPVTDPKGRFFCYALTEDAWVIGGPVNNGGVIFRWIRDEFAASEVETAKRLGIDPYEVLTRVAENVPPGSEGLLFHPYMTGERAPLWNPNARGSFFGLTLHHKKEHMIRAALEGVLFNLYTVMLAIEEKIGRPKKIQATGGFARSELWRQMMADIFDQDVIIPESIESSCLGAAVLGLYALGRIDSLSAVSGMIGSTHRHQPDPESVRVYRELLPIFIRISRKFEEEYADIAAFQNKTMQG; encoded by the coding sequence ATGGCTTCTTCACCCTATATGATCGGCGTAGATATCGGCACGACCTCCACCAAGGCCGTCTTGTTCGAACAGAACGGAACCATTGTGGCACAAGGCAGTGCCGATTATCCGCTGCACACCCCCACACCTGCGATTGCGGAGCAGGATGCGGAAGATATTTTCAAAGCAGTCATCGAATCCGTTAAACAGGCCACTTCCAAAGCGGGAGTGAAGCCAGATGATATCCTGTTTGTATCCTTCAGTTCGGCCATGCACAGCATTCTACCAGTCGATCAACACGGCAAACCGCTGATGCGGGCCATGACATGGGCAGATAATCGCAGTGCCGAGTGGACCGAAGCACTCAAATCCGAGATGAATGGTCACGAAATCTATCTGAGAACAGGTACACCGATCCATCCGATGTCCCCACTCACCAAGATCATGTGGCTCACCCGGGATCAACCGGAACTGTTCCAACAGACGCACAAATTCATATCCATGAAAGAATATGTTTTCTATAAATTATTCTCTGAATACGTCATCGACCACTCGATGGCCTCAGCCACCGGACTTATGAATCTGGAAAAACTCGACTGGGATGCAGAAGCACTCCATGTAGCGGGCATTACCCCGGAACACCTATCCCGATTGGTACCGACGACACATGTGCTGAAACAGGGATTGCACCCGGAGTACGCCAAGGAGATGGGCATTGCGGTCACCACACCGTTTGTCATCGGGGCCAGTGATGGCGTGCTCTCCAATCTGGGCGTTAACGCCATTGATCCAGGCGTCGTCGCCGTGACCATTGGTACCAGTGGAGCGATTCGTACGGTGGTGGACAAACCAGTGACCGATCCAAAAGGACGCTTCTTCTGTTATGCGCTCACGGAGGATGCCTGGGTCATTGGCGGACCAGTGAACAATGGTGGTGTTATTTTCCGCTGGATTCGGGACGAGTTTGCGGCTTCCGAGGTGGAAACGGCTAAGCGACTTGGCATCGATCCATATGAAGTGCTGACTCGTGTCGCCGAAAATGTACCTCCGGGTTCGGAAGGCCTTTTGTTCCATCCGTACATGACGGGTGAGCGGGCCCCGCTCTGGAATCCCAATGCACGCGGTTCGTTCTTCGGCCTGACGCTACATCATAAGAAGGAACATATGATTCGCGCTGCGCTCGAAGGTGTATTGTTCAACCTGTACACGGTCATGCTCGCGATTGAAGAAAAGATCGGTCGGCCGAAAAAAATCCAAGCCACAGGCGGCTTCGCCCGATCGGAGTTGTGGCGACAGATGATGGCCGATATTTTCGATCAGGATGTCATCATCCCCGAAAGCATTGAAAGCTCCTGTCTCGGCGCAGCCGTACTGGGCTTGTACGCTCTGGGCCGCATCGATTCCCTGAGTGCCGTCTCCGGCATGATTGGATCAACACATCGGCACCAGCCTGATCCAGAAAGTGTCCGCGTCTACCGGGAGCTACTGCCGATCTTCATCCGCATCTCCCGCAAATTCGAAGAAGAGTATGCGGATATCGCCGCTTTTCAGAACAAGACGATGCAAGGATAG